The following coding sequences lie in one Chelonia mydas isolate rCheMyd1 chromosome 6, rCheMyd1.pri.v2, whole genome shotgun sequence genomic window:
- the POLD4 gene encoding DNA polymerase delta subunit 4 isoform X2, translating into MGRKRLITDSFQVVKRQQRDPDTKEGTLQPSECLAHGGAGPPEDGLIPQPGKAGALDGTAGSRDAEAVPVPADVPPGDSLHPAQLEMLKQFDLSWEYGPCTGITRLQRWERAESLGLSPPVTVRETLLEHEGDASLWHDYPL; encoded by the exons atggGCAGGAAGCGGCTTATCACCGACTCCTTTCAGGTGGTGAAGAGGCAGCAGCGGGACCCTGACACCAAGGAGGGGACCCTACAGCCAAGTGAATGCCTGGcccatggaggggcagggcccccagAAGATGGGCTCATACCCCAGCCTGGCAAAGCTGGGGCCCTGGATGGCACAGCCGGATCTCGGGATGCAG AGGCAGTGCCGGTCCCAGCTGATGTCCCCCCAGGTGACTCCCTGCACCCGGCCCAGCTGGAGATGCTCAAACAGTTCGACCTCAGCTGGGAGTATGGACCCTGCACTG GGATCACCCGGCTGCAGCGATGGGAGCGGGCTGAGTCCCTGGGGCTGAGCCCCCCTGTCACGGTGCGGGAGACACTGCTGGAGCATGAGGGAGACGCGAG cctctggCATGACTACCCACTCTGA
- the POLD4 gene encoding DNA polymerase delta subunit 4 isoform X1, producing MGRKRLITDSFQVVKRQQRDPDTKEGTLQPSECLAHGGAGPPEDGLIPQPGKAGALDGTAGSRDAEAVPVPADVPPGDSLHPAQLEMLKQFDLSWEYGPCTGITRLQRWERAESLGLSPPVTVRETLLEHEGDARFMHCLWHDYPL from the exons atggGCAGGAAGCGGCTTATCACCGACTCCTTTCAGGTGGTGAAGAGGCAGCAGCGGGACCCTGACACCAAGGAGGGGACCCTACAGCCAAGTGAATGCCTGGcccatggaggggcagggcccccagAAGATGGGCTCATACCCCAGCCTGGCAAAGCTGGGGCCCTGGATGGCACAGCCGGATCTCGGGATGCAG AGGCAGTGCCGGTCCCAGCTGATGTCCCCCCAGGTGACTCCCTGCACCCGGCCCAGCTGGAGATGCTCAAACAGTTCGACCTCAGCTGGGAGTATGGACCCTGCACTG GGATCACCCGGCTGCAGCGATGGGAGCGGGCTGAGTCCCTGGGGCTGAGCCCCCCTGTCACGGTGCGGGAGACACTGCTGGAGCATGAGGGAGACGCGAGGTTCATGCACTG cctctggCATGACTACCCACTCTGA